The Mesorhizobium sp. B1-1-8 genome contains a region encoding:
- a CDS encoding aminoacyl-tRNA deacylase, which yields MTIANRLRDFIDGKGIPYDTVAHHRTATSRQSAIAAHVPGSIMAKSVLVHHELGYALAVVPSTHRIELNKLQDVMDKRLGLASEDEVVSLFDDCDIGAVPPIGAAYDVPVILDESLRDAADVYFEGGDHKTLVHVSGKDFRNLTTGARQARFSHPAF from the coding sequence ATGACGATAGCAAACAGACTGAGGGATTTTATCGACGGCAAGGGAATCCCCTACGACACCGTCGCGCACCATCGGACCGCCACCAGCAGACAGAGCGCCATCGCCGCGCACGTGCCCGGCAGCATCATGGCGAAGTCCGTCCTCGTCCACCACGAGCTCGGCTATGCGTTGGCCGTGGTTCCAAGCACCCACAGGATCGAGCTCAACAAGCTGCAGGACGTCATGGACAAACGCCTTGGGCTCGCGTCCGAGGACGAGGTGGTATCGCTCTTCGATGATTGCGACATCGGCGCCGTCCCGCCGATTGGCGCCGCCTATGATGTGCCAGTCATTCTGGATGAAAGCCTGCGCGATGCCGCCGATGTCTATTTCGAGGGTGGCGACCACAAAACGCTCGTGCATGTCAGCGGCAAGGATTTCCGCAACCTGACCACAGGCGCACGTCAGGCGCGGTTCAGCCACCCCGCCTTCTGA
- a CDS encoding cytochrome C oxidase subunit IV family protein: MAEATANGLGQHVLHATHDATAVVKTDTHQEHPIKLYLVVWAWLFILSTCSYLVDYFGLHGYLRWSLILIFMMLKAGLIVAVFMHMAWERLAMMYAIILPPILVLVFVTMMVFESDYTLLTRIAFFGPGP; this comes from the coding sequence ATGGCTGAAGCAACCGCAAACGGGCTCGGACAACACGTACTGCACGCCACCCATGATGCGACGGCGGTCGTCAAGACGGACACGCATCAGGAACACCCGATCAAGCTCTATCTGGTGGTCTGGGCGTGGCTGTTCATTCTCAGCACCTGTTCCTATCTGGTCGACTATTTCGGCCTCCACGGCTATCTCAGATGGTCACTGATCCTGATCTTCATGATGCTCAAGGCCGGGCTGATCGTTGCCGTCTTCATGCACATGGCCTGGGAGCGGCTGGCGATGATGTATGCGATCATTCTGCCGCCGATCCTGGTGCTGGTCTTCGTGACGATGATGGTCTTCGAGTCCGACTATACGCTGTTGACCCGCATCGCGTTTTTCGGGCCCGGCCCCTGA
- a CDS encoding heme-copper oxidase subunit III family protein, whose amino-acid sequence MAETTLTHSSSMARPDGLRGIAADWASDQRAFKNVSWGKAMMWIFLLSDTFIFGCFLLSYMTARISTRVPWPNPSEVFALRIGGTEIPLILIAIMTFVLISSSGTMAMAVNFGYRRDRRKTAILMLLTAALGATFVGMQAFEWTKLITEGVRPWGNPWGAAQFGSCFFMITGFHGTHVTIGVIFLIITARKVWRGDFDVGRPGFFTSRRGRYENVEIMGLYWHFVDLVWVFIFAFFYLW is encoded by the coding sequence ATGGCCGAGACGACACTGACGCATTCCAGCTCGATGGCCCGCCCCGACGGCCTGCGCGGTATTGCGGCCGACTGGGCCTCGGATCAGCGCGCGTTCAAGAACGTGTCCTGGGGCAAGGCCATGATGTGGATCTTCCTGCTCAGCGACACCTTCATCTTCGGCTGCTTCCTGCTTTCCTATATGACCGCGCGCATCTCCACGCGCGTGCCGTGGCCAAATCCGAGCGAGGTCTTTGCGCTTCGCATCGGCGGCACGGAGATCCCGCTGATCCTGATCGCCATCATGACCTTCGTGCTGATCTCCAGCAGCGGAACCATGGCCATGGCGGTCAATTTCGGCTACCGCCGCGACCGCCGCAAAACCGCGATCCTGATGCTTTTGACCGCTGCGCTCGGCGCGACCTTCGTCGGCATGCAGGCCTTCGAATGGACCAAGCTCATCACCGAAGGGGTACGGCCCTGGGGCAATCCGTGGGGAGCCGCGCAATTCGGCTCGTGCTTTTTCATGATCACAGGCTTCCACGGCACTCACGTGACGATCGGCGTGATCTTCCTGATCATTACGGCGCGAAAGGTCTGGCGCGGCGATTTCGACGTTGGGCGGCCCGGCTTCTTCACCAGTCGCCGTGGCCGTTACGAGAACGTCGAGATCATGGGGCTCTACTGGCACTTCGTCGACCTGGTATGGGTGTTCATCTTCGCCTTCTTCTATCTTTGGTGA
- a CDS encoding cytochrome c oxidase subunit 3 has protein sequence MSVILVFLAVIAGFAGWWLSHQRLTSKPWLEQGLAGDFVGSDRSALPTAKIGLGVFLAVVGCLFSLFTSAYFMRMGLPDWQPLPLPRLLWLNTGVLVLSSVALQCTVVAARRGQMDMVRLGLATAGLTALAFLAGQLMAWRQLTEDGYLLASNPANSFFYLITAMHGLHILGGLIGLGRTSFGAWNGARPERLRLSVELCAMYWHFLLFVWLCIFAVLAGWAATFIDICQRLLT, from the coding sequence ATGAGCGTCATCCTGGTCTTCTTGGCTGTCATCGCCGGTTTTGCCGGCTGGTGGCTTTCGCACCAGCGACTGACATCCAAGCCGTGGCTGGAGCAAGGCCTGGCCGGGGATTTCGTCGGCTCCGACCGGTCGGCCCTGCCCACCGCTAAGATCGGCCTCGGCGTCTTCCTCGCCGTTGTCGGCTGCCTGTTCTCGCTGTTTACCAGCGCCTATTTCATGCGCATGGGCCTGCCGGACTGGCAGCCGCTGCCGCTGCCGCGCCTGCTCTGGCTGAACACCGGCGTGCTGGTGCTGAGCAGCGTCGCACTGCAATGTACCGTGGTCGCCGCACGAAGAGGCCAGATGGACATGGTCAGGCTCGGTCTTGCAACGGCCGGACTGACCGCCCTCGCCTTCCTTGCCGGCCAGTTGATGGCCTGGCGGCAGCTCACCGAAGACGGCTACCTGCTGGCCTCCAACCCGGCCAACAGCTTCTTCTATCTGATCACCGCAATGCATGGTCTGCACATACTGGGCGGTCTGATTGGCCTTGGCAGGACGAGCTTTGGCGCCTGGAATGGCGCTCGTCCGGAGCGGCTGCGCCTCAGCGTCGAGCTCTGCGCAATGTATTGGCACTTCCTCCTCTTCGTCTGGCTCTGCATCTTCGCCGTTCTGGCCGGCTGGGCGGCGACGTTCATCGACATTTGCCAACGGCTGCTCACCTAG
- the ctaD gene encoding cytochrome c oxidase subunit I, whose translation MVDVTPADAVPPAEVGEVELYHPHSWWTKYVFSQDAKVIAVQYSATATAIGLVALVLSWLMRLQLGFPGTFDFITPEAYYQFITMHGMIMVIYLLTALFLGGFGNYLIPLMVGARDMVFPYVNMLSYWVYLLAVLVLASSFFAPGGPTGAGWTLYPPQAIMTGTPGGQDWGIILMLSSLILFIIGFTMGGLNYVVTVLQGRTRGMTLMRLPLTVWGIFTATVMALLAFPALFVACVMMLLDRALGTSFFMPAIVEMGAQLQHNGGSPILFQHLFWFFGHPEVYIVALPAFGIVSDLISTHARKNIFGYRMMVWAIIAIGALSFVVWAHHMYVSGMHPYFGFFFATTTLIIAIPTAIKVYNWVLTLWRGDIHLTIPMLFALAFIVTFVNGGLTGLFLGNVVVDVPLSDTMFVVAHFHMVMGVAPILVIFGAIYHWYPKVTGRMLDETLGRFHFWVTFLGAYLIFFPMHYLGLMGIPRRYAELTDMTIMTESAHHLNSFISIMAFTVGFAQMVFLFNLIWSIRHGREAGGNPWRATTLEWQTPQTPPAHGNFGKELPVVYRWAYDYSVPGAKEDFIPQNVPGTFAPSREPA comes from the coding sequence ATGGTCGATGTCACACCCGCAGATGCTGTGCCGCCCGCCGAAGTCGGGGAGGTGGAACTCTACCACCCGCATAGCTGGTGGACGAAATACGTCTTCTCACAGGACGCCAAGGTCATAGCGGTCCAGTATTCGGCGACGGCGACGGCGATCGGCCTGGTGGCGTTGGTGCTGTCCTGGCTGATGCGGCTGCAGCTCGGCTTTCCCGGCACGTTCGATTTCATTACCCCGGAGGCCTATTACCAATTCATCACCATGCACGGCATGATCATGGTGATCTACCTGCTGACCGCGCTCTTCCTCGGCGGCTTCGGCAACTATCTGATCCCACTGATGGTCGGCGCCCGCGACATGGTCTTTCCCTATGTCAACATGCTGAGCTACTGGGTCTATCTGCTCGCCGTGCTCGTTCTGGCCTCGAGCTTCTTTGCGCCGGGCGGACCGACCGGCGCAGGCTGGACGCTCTACCCGCCGCAGGCCATCATGACCGGCACGCCGGGCGGCCAGGACTGGGGCATCATCCTGATGCTCTCTTCGCTCATCCTGTTCATCATCGGCTTCACCATGGGCGGCCTGAACTATGTCGTGACGGTGCTGCAGGGGCGCACGCGCGGCATGACCTTGATGCGCCTGCCGCTCACCGTCTGGGGCATCTTCACCGCCACCGTCATGGCGCTTCTGGCCTTCCCGGCGCTGTTCGTTGCCTGCGTGATGATGCTGCTCGACCGCGCGCTCGGCACTTCCTTCTTCATGCCGGCGATCGTGGAGATGGGCGCGCAGTTGCAGCACAATGGCGGCAGCCCGATCCTGTTCCAGCATCTGTTCTGGTTCTTCGGCCACCCGGAAGTCTATATCGTAGCGCTCCCGGCCTTCGGCATCGTGTCCGACCTGATCAGCACCCATGCGCGCAAGAACATCTTCGGCTACCGCATGATGGTCTGGGCCATCATCGCCATCGGCGCGTTGAGCTTCGTGGTCTGGGCGCACCACATGTATGTCAGCGGCATGCATCCCTATTTCGGCTTCTTCTTCGCCACCACGACGCTGATCATAGCCATTCCAACCGCAATCAAGGTCTACAACTGGGTGCTGACGCTGTGGCGCGGCGACATCCACCTCACCATACCGATGCTGTTCGCCCTGGCCTTCATCGTCACCTTCGTCAATGGTGGCCTCACCGGACTGTTCCTCGGCAACGTGGTTGTCGACGTGCCGCTTTCGGACACGATGTTCGTCGTCGCCCACTTCCACATGGTCATGGGCGTTGCCCCGATCCTGGTGATCTTCGGCGCGATTTACCATTGGTACCCGAAGGTAACCGGCCGCATGCTCGACGAAACACTCGGCCGCTTCCATTTCTGGGTCACCTTCCTCGGCGCCTACCTGATCTTCTTCCCCATGCACTATCTCGGCCTGATGGGCATCCCGCGTCGCTACGCCGAACTGACCGACATGACTATTATGACGGAGTCGGCCCACCATCTGAACTCGTTCATCAGCATCATGGCTTTCACCGTCGGCTTCGCCCAGATGGTGTTCCTGTTCAACCTGATATGGAGCATCCGCCATGGCCGCGAGGCGGGCGGCAATCCGTGGCGGGCGACGACACTCGAGTGGCAGACACCCCAGACACCGCCGGCGCATGGCAATTTTGGCAAGGAACTGCCGGTCGTCTATCGCTGGGCCTACGACTACAGCGTACCCGGGGCCAAGGAGGACTTCATTCCGCAGAACGTGCCGGGCACCTTCGCCCCCTCAAGGGAGCCGGCATGA
- a CDS encoding cytochrome c oxidase subunit II, which produces MAIALVLVLIVVGSVLFHFLSPWWWTPIASNWDYIDNTIIISFWITGIVFSAVVLFMAYCVFRFRHREGSRAAYEPENKRLEWWLTVGTAVGVTALLVPGLFVWSRFVSVPSDASDIEVVGQQWQWSFRLPGKDGKLGTSDTRNVSADNPLGIAPTDPNAQDDVVVEAADLHLPVGKPVKVLLRSIDVLHDFYIPEFRAKMDMIPGSVTYFWFTPTRTGTFQVLCAELCGQGHPLMHGVVVVDTEQDYLAWVGQQQTFAQLSAPKQTGSANQPSGKTMTSGLDVAAKLEAVEAR; this is translated from the coding sequence ATGGCCATCGCGCTTGTACTCGTTTTGATCGTCGTGGGCTCGGTGTTGTTCCACTTCCTGAGCCCATGGTGGTGGACGCCGATTGCCTCGAACTGGGACTATATCGACAACACCATCATCATCAGCTTCTGGATCACGGGCATCGTCTTCAGCGCCGTCGTGCTTTTCATGGCCTATTGCGTCTTCCGCTTCCGCCATCGCGAAGGCAGTCGCGCCGCCTATGAACCGGAGAACAAGCGCCTCGAATGGTGGCTGACAGTCGGCACCGCCGTCGGCGTCACGGCCCTTTTGGTCCCAGGCCTGTTCGTCTGGAGCCGCTTCGTCAGCGTTCCAAGCGACGCCTCCGATATCGAGGTCGTTGGCCAGCAATGGCAATGGAGCTTCCGCTTGCCCGGGAAGGACGGCAAGCTCGGTACGTCCGACACCCGCAACGTATCGGCCGACAACCCGCTTGGCATCGCGCCGACTGACCCCAACGCCCAGGACGATGTCGTGGTCGAGGCGGCAGACCTGCATTTGCCGGTCGGCAAACCTGTCAAGGTGCTGCTGCGCTCGATCGACGTGCTGCATGATTTCTACATCCCGGAATTCCGCGCTAAGATGGACATGATCCCGGGCTCGGTCACCTATTTCTGGTTCACGCCGACAAGGACCGGAACCTTCCAGGTCTTGTGTGCCGAGCTGTGCGGCCAGGGACACCCGCTGATGCATGGCGTGGTCGTGGTCGACACCGAGCAAGATTATCTGGCCTGGGTCGGCCAGCAGCAGACTTTTGCACAATTGTCGGCGCCCAAGCAAACAGGCTCGGCAAACCAACCGTCAGGAAAGACGATGACGTCCGGTTTGGACGTCGCGGCAAAACTCGAAGCCGTCGAGGCCCGCTGA
- a CDS encoding helix-turn-helix transcriptional regulator gives MDTKFLTAEEVSERYRGGVSVGTLRNWRAMKIGPSFVKIGKAVLYPIDELEAWDEQNRVSCRASRRLTELTDDQP, from the coding sequence TTGGACACCAAATTTCTAACCGCCGAGGAAGTCTCGGAGCGCTATCGCGGCGGCGTCTCGGTTGGAACGCTTCGGAACTGGCGGGCGATGAAAATCGGCCCGTCGTTCGTTAAGATTGGCAAAGCCGTCCTCTATCCGATCGACGAGCTTGAAGCGTGGGACGAACAGAACAGAGTGAGTTGCCGTGCATCAAGGCGACTCACTGAACTCACCGATGATCAGCCGTGA
- a CDS encoding LysR family transcriptional regulator: protein MEQMGFERLTGLIAFARAGSLGSYTAAANSLGISPSAVSKSVQRLEQRLGIRLFNRTTRSLSLTPEGRDLHERALRLLRDAEEMEQAAVAARAEPAGTLKVTAPFPLGIAVLSPALPLFRLRHPRLSIDLRLTDRLVDIIDEGIDVAIRVGDPVDSLLIARPLAPHRICAFAAPSYLSRKGVPLHPKELDGHDCVNFRYQSTGQSLRWPFRVGDRTIEIIPNAGITVDSSDAVATVLTAGGGIGISPTYVAAPFVLRGELVPVLSEFAIDLFAITALWPETRRGNPNVRAFTAFLREIFPSPTPWDTAVGLPSLTI from the coding sequence ATGGAACAAATGGGATTCGAACGACTGACGGGCCTCATCGCCTTCGCGCGCGCGGGCTCGCTGGGGAGTTATACAGCGGCGGCAAATTCGCTTGGGATCTCTCCGTCGGCCGTGAGCAAAAGCGTGCAGCGCCTGGAGCAGCGACTAGGCATCCGACTGTTCAACAGGACGACGCGGTCGTTGTCGTTGACACCGGAGGGGCGCGATCTCCACGAGCGAGCCCTCAGGCTTCTACGCGACGCCGAGGAGATGGAACAAGCCGCGGTGGCCGCGAGGGCGGAGCCCGCTGGGACGCTCAAAGTGACAGCTCCCTTTCCCCTGGGCATTGCCGTGCTGTCACCGGCCCTGCCGCTCTTCAGATTGCGCCACCCTAGGCTATCGATCGATCTCCGGCTTACCGATCGTTTGGTCGACATCATAGACGAGGGCATAGACGTGGCGATCAGGGTCGGCGATCCCGTCGACTCGCTTCTTATTGCTCGACCACTCGCGCCACATCGCATCTGCGCCTTCGCGGCGCCGAGCTATCTATCCCGCAAGGGCGTGCCGCTCCATCCCAAGGAACTTGATGGCCACGACTGCGTCAATTTCCGATATCAAAGCACTGGCCAAAGCCTGCGCTGGCCGTTTCGCGTCGGAGATCGGACGATCGAGATAATTCCGAATGCCGGTATAACTGTGGATTCCAGCGATGCCGTCGCCACCGTTCTCACTGCCGGGGGCGGAATAGGCATATCACCTACATACGTCGCGGCCCCTTTCGTGTTGCGCGGCGAACTTGTGCCGGTGCTGTCGGAATTCGCGATCGACCTTTTCGCGATCACCGCTTTGTGGCCGGAAACTCGCCGTGGCAATCCCAACGTCAGGGCCTTCACCGCTTTCCTGCGGGAGATTTTCCCGTCCCCGACACCGTGGGACACGGCGGTGGGCCTTCCAAGCCTGACGATCTGA
- a CDS encoding glucose 1-dehydrogenase, giving the protein MTNRLEGKIALVTGGSSGIGLATAKNLAAEGARIFVTGRRQVELDAAVLEIGHNATGVRGDAGSLADLDALFTTIRNEAGSLDILVANAGIYEMQALTDVTEVAFDKTFDLNVRGLLFAVQKALPVMNDGGSIVLLGSVGASKGFAGFSVYNATKAAVRSFARTWAVELKDRKIRVNVVSPGPTATPGFDVFANAEMKEGLLGMVPLGRLSDPSEIAKAITFLASADSRFITGIELFVDGGTAQV; this is encoded by the coding sequence ATGACGAACAGACTAGAAGGTAAGATCGCACTGGTAACGGGCGGCAGCAGCGGTATTGGTTTGGCAACTGCCAAGAACTTGGCAGCCGAGGGAGCCCGGATCTTCGTAACTGGCCGACGACAGGTAGAACTCGACGCCGCTGTGCTCGAAATCGGCCACAACGCAACCGGAGTGCGAGGCGACGCTGGCAGCCTGGCTGATCTCGACGCGTTATTCACGACCATTAGGAACGAGGCCGGCTCTCTCGACATCCTGGTCGCCAATGCCGGAATTTACGAGATGCAGGCCCTGACGGATGTCACCGAAGTGGCATTTGACAAGACGTTCGATCTCAACGTGCGGGGGCTGCTGTTCGCGGTGCAGAAGGCGCTTCCGGTGATGAACGACGGTGGGTCCATCGTCCTGCTCGGCTCGGTCGGCGCATCGAAGGGCTTCGCCGGGTTCTCGGTTTACAACGCCACGAAAGCCGCAGTGCGATCTTTTGCGCGCACCTGGGCCGTCGAACTCAAGGATAGAAAGATCCGCGTGAACGTCGTCAGCCCGGGACCGACGGCTACGCCCGGCTTCGACGTGTTCGCCAACGCGGAGATGAAAGAGGGTCTGCTCGGCATGGTTCCGCTCGGACGACTTTCGGATCCCTCGGAGATTGCCAAGGCCATCACCTTCCTCGCGTCCGCTGACAGTCGATTTATTACGGGCATCGAGCTTTTCGTCGATGGCGGCACCGCGCAGGTCTGA
- a CDS encoding (2Fe-2S)-binding protein gives MISIEVNGKSVSVDAEGEAPLLWILRDDLGLTGTKFGCGIAQCGACTVHVDGVATRSCVLPLDAVEGKSITTIEGLAGGRPHVLQQLWIKHQVPQCGYCQSGMLMAAAGLLAENPKPSDEEIDAAMTNICRCGTYPRVRAALQEARDSAIGGGRQ, from the coding sequence ATGATTTCGATCGAAGTGAACGGCAAGTCTGTGTCGGTGGACGCCGAAGGCGAAGCTCCTCTGTTGTGGATCCTTCGAGATGACCTCGGACTGACCGGCACCAAGTTCGGATGCGGCATCGCCCAATGTGGGGCCTGCACGGTTCACGTCGACGGCGTGGCAACGAGATCATGCGTTTTGCCTTTGGATGCGGTGGAGGGGAAGTCGATCACCACCATCGAGGGGCTGGCTGGAGGCCGACCCCATGTCTTGCAGCAGTTGTGGATCAAGCATCAGGTTCCGCAGTGTGGATACTGCCAGTCCGGCATGCTGATGGCAGCAGCGGGTCTTCTTGCAGAGAACCCCAAGCCCAGCGATGAGGAAATCGACGCGGCGATGACGAATATATGCCGCTGCGGAACCTATCCTCGCGTTAGGGCCGCTTTGCAGGAAGCTCGCGATTCCGCCATTGGTGGAGGTCGTCAGTGA
- a CDS encoding xanthine dehydrogenase family protein molybdopterin-binding subunit, with protein MNPITPSRRSFLKTSAAIGASAFILPFATRAFPQGKGESFVSNFLRIDRDGGIVIVTPVAEVGQGTSTALPMILAEALDADWTKVRFELASVGKEYGNPTLGGIQLTGASTGVSAFHDPLQNAGAVARTMLILAAAKVWNVSPEACSTQNGRVLLGNTNKILTYGELASAAAEQPVPKVVAPVASSKNRFVGNPIPRLDIPGKVNGSATFAVDVRLPGMLYATVAACPTFGGKLLRDTRSEVLKQKGVRGVVDLPSAVAVVADRWWIARRSLDSLGAEWAPGQNDHVNDESISAQLWGDLKSKDGVVVKTAGTPDAALRTSQTVITAQYEVPFLAHATMEPMSCVARVDAASCDVWVGSQLPDKARAVAAELTGLPETSVKIHTLIAGGGFGRRQEADFVAQAVLVAKSFPGQPVKLIWSREEDIQHDFYRPAGVSELTAGVTGRDVLAFKHKQASQTILPRMYPAFMQSFDSVVTDAIFAFYDFPNQEARWVRSETHVPAGMWRSVGASQTVFAIESFIDEIAAKTGEDPYQFRRDRLRANAKALKVLDRLAEISGYKNHAGGSRAIGLGISHKNLDCLVAQAAEVSLEGGRVVVHKIWTVADPGQIINPDTARAQLEGAAIWGLSAALYGKISIGQGRVQESNFDTYQVVRLADTPTFVTELLLSGGPFEGIGEGGAPNVAPAVCNALFRLTGKRIRRLPIAEQFA; from the coding sequence GTGAACCCCATCACGCCAAGCCGGCGCTCATTTCTCAAGACTTCCGCGGCGATCGGCGCGAGCGCTTTCATACTACCCTTCGCTACACGAGCCTTCCCGCAAGGCAAAGGCGAGAGTTTCGTCAGCAATTTCCTTCGCATTGATCGAGACGGGGGGATCGTGATCGTTACGCCCGTCGCGGAGGTGGGCCAGGGGACGTCTACGGCGCTGCCCATGATCCTCGCGGAGGCCTTGGATGCCGACTGGACGAAGGTGCGTTTCGAGCTTGCATCCGTCGGGAAGGAGTATGGCAATCCGACCTTGGGCGGAATCCAGCTTACCGGTGCCAGCACAGGCGTCAGTGCCTTCCATGACCCCCTGCAAAATGCTGGCGCCGTGGCGCGAACGATGCTCATTCTCGCGGCGGCCAAGGTCTGGAACGTTAGCCCGGAAGCCTGCTCCACGCAGAACGGGCGCGTGTTGCTGGGCAACACGAATAAGATTCTGACATACGGTGAGCTGGCGTCGGCGGCGGCTGAGCAGCCCGTACCGAAGGTGGTGGCCCCGGTTGCCTCCTCAAAAAACCGGTTCGTTGGAAACCCAATCCCCCGGCTCGACATCCCTGGCAAGGTCAACGGATCCGCAACGTTCGCGGTCGATGTGCGCCTCCCGGGTATGCTCTACGCCACCGTCGCGGCGTGCCCCACTTTCGGCGGCAAGCTGCTGCGCGACACGCGTTCGGAAGTCCTCAAGCAGAAAGGCGTTCGAGGAGTCGTAGACCTGCCGAGTGCGGTGGCCGTCGTGGCCGACCGTTGGTGGATTGCGCGCCGTTCGCTCGACAGCCTCGGGGCAGAGTGGGCACCAGGCCAGAATGATCACGTCAATGATGAATCTATCAGTGCTCAGCTTTGGGGAGACCTCAAATCGAAGGACGGCGTCGTCGTAAAGACGGCGGGAACGCCGGACGCGGCTTTGCGAACGTCGCAGACTGTCATCACCGCGCAGTATGAGGTTCCGTTTCTAGCACACGCGACGATGGAGCCGATGTCGTGTGTCGCGCGCGTCGACGCCGCGAGCTGCGACGTCTGGGTCGGCTCGCAACTTCCCGACAAGGCCAGGGCAGTTGCCGCCGAACTGACAGGCCTTCCGGAAACGTCGGTCAAGATCCACACTCTGATTGCGGGCGGCGGCTTCGGCCGAAGACAGGAGGCAGATTTCGTCGCCCAGGCCGTCCTCGTCGCAAAGAGTTTTCCGGGTCAACCCGTAAAGCTGATCTGGTCACGCGAAGAGGATATCCAGCACGATTTCTATCGGCCCGCAGGTGTATCCGAGCTCACGGCGGGCGTGACAGGCAGGGACGTCCTGGCATTCAAGCACAAGCAGGCATCACAGACGATCTTGCCTCGAATGTATCCGGCCTTCATGCAGTCATTCGACAGCGTCGTCACCGACGCGATCTTCGCCTTCTACGATTTCCCGAACCAGGAAGCTCGTTGGGTCCGCAGCGAAACACACGTACCCGCCGGCATGTGGCGTTCCGTCGGTGCTTCGCAAACCGTTTTCGCCATCGAGAGTTTCATCGATGAAATCGCGGCCAAGACCGGCGAGGACCCTTATCAATTCCGGCGAGACAGACTTCGTGCCAACGCCAAGGCGCTTAAGGTGCTCGACAGGCTCGCCGAGATCAGCGGCTACAAAAATCATGCCGGTGGCTCCAGGGCCATCGGTCTCGGCATCAGCCACAAGAATCTCGACTGCCTTGTCGCCCAGGCGGCAGAGGTCTCTCTGGAAGGTGGACGTGTTGTCGTTCACAAGATCTGGACGGTCGCCGATCCCGGCCAGATCATAAATCCGGACACCGCGAGAGCCCAACTGGAGGGCGCGGCAATATGGGGACTGTCCGCTGCGCTGTACGGGAAGATTTCCATTGGGCAAGGACGCGTCCAGGAAAGCAATTTCGACACCTATCAAGTCGTTCGTCTCGCGGACACACCAACCTTCGTCACTGAGCTACTTCTGAGTGGCGGGCCTTTCGAAGGTATTGGCGAAGGCGGAGCTCCGAACGTTGCTCCAGCGGTCTGCAACGCGCTCTTTCGCCTGACCGGCAAACGTATCAGGCGCTTGCCTATCGCTGAACAGTTCGCCTGA
- a CDS encoding c-type cytochrome: MPQMITKAGSALAFLLAIAAQNANAQDATAGAKLFQQRCQACHSTKAGQRATVGPNLAGVMGRPAASTTFSYSTALKKSGLTLDGATMDSYLAAPSKLVPGTRMSTSVPDAKQRADIIAYLATLTP; encoded by the coding sequence ATGCCGCAAATGATCACGAAGGCGGGTAGCGCCTTAGCCTTCCTCCTCGCAATCGCCGCGCAAAATGCGAATGCACAGGACGCGACCGCAGGGGCCAAGCTGTTCCAGCAACGGTGCCAGGCCTGCCATAGTACAAAAGCCGGCCAGCGTGCGACGGTTGGTCCAAACCTGGCGGGCGTCATGGGACGACCGGCAGCATCGACAACCTTCTCCTATTCTACAGCACTCAAGAAATCCGGTCTGACGCTGGATGGGGCCACCATGGACAGCTATCTGGCCGCACCCTCGAAGCTGGTGCCGGGGACGCGCATGTCCACGTCAGTTCCCGACGCGAAGCAGCGGGCCGACATCATCGCCTACCTTGCCACGCTAACGCCTTAG
- a CDS encoding hydrolase, which produces MIKTGLDALLAPEECVLLLMDHQPFQFANLHSHEPTMVVNNVVGLAKGAKAFGVPTILTTINASTGGALLPGIQAVFPEQESIDRTLINTWQDGRVVEAIKATGRKRVVMAGLWTEICLAMPAIQAIGEGWDVTIVTDASGGVSREAHDVAVTRMVSAGANPMTWLAVLGEWQRDWARTATVPAFAQVIVEHAGGSGVAFQWEQQLLATSKHG; this is translated from the coding sequence ATGATAAAAACTGGCCTCGACGCCCTTCTCGCACCCGAAGAGTGCGTATTGCTGCTGATGGACCATCAGCCTTTCCAGTTCGCCAATTTACACAGCCACGAGCCGACAATGGTGGTCAACAATGTCGTCGGGTTGGCAAAAGGGGCGAAGGCCTTCGGGGTCCCGACTATCCTCACTACAATTAATGCCTCGACCGGCGGCGCGCTCTTGCCTGGTATACAGGCCGTGTTTCCCGAACAGGAATCTATCGACCGTACATTGATCAATACCTGGCAGGATGGACGCGTGGTCGAAGCCATCAAGGCCACGGGCCGCAAGCGGGTCGTCATGGCAGGGCTTTGGACCGAGATTTGTCTCGCCATGCCCGCCATACAGGCGATCGGTGAAGGCTGGGACGTCACGATCGTAACAGATGCTTCGGGAGGTGTAAGTCGTGAGGCCCACGATGTCGCCGTCACGCGGATGGTTAGCGCGGGTGCCAACCCTATGACCTGGCTGGCGGTGCTCGGCGAATGGCAACGTGACTGGGCGCGCACCGCGACTGTTCCCGCGTTCGCCCAGGTGATCGTCGAACACGCGGGCGGTTCAGGCGTGGCGTTCCAATGGGAGCAGCAACTCCTGGCCACCTCAAAACACGGATGA